One segment of bacterium DNA contains the following:
- a CDS encoding WecB/TagA/CpsF family glycosyltransferase yields the protein MIKSAKTINVLGFQTSTLSREDILKTVTSWVTERKNSNHLMALNPIKVCRARKEETLAQHIAASDLLYPDAYGIAWAMTQFSGIKYSAIPGCDLMCDIMKLASEKKYRVFLLGSSEATVEKSKDIFHRDYPGATIVGFRNGYFKNDNDIQATLSDIMTTKPDIVFVAMGALIQENWIEMIRSRSKKDVVIIPVCMGVGGSFDAITGNVPRPPAWMLRLHLEWLFRLFQQPFRAPRMMALPQFALLVLAKKMFKINTDYHFPATWRDDDLVIRSEPSTQKAEV from the coding sequence ATGATTAAATCAGCTAAGACGATAAACGTGTTAGGTTTTCAGACGAGCACTTTGTCACGTGAAGACATATTGAAAACGGTAACAAGTTGGGTTACGGAACGAAAAAATTCCAACCACTTGATGGCCTTGAATCCGATTAAAGTTTGCCGAGCCAGAAAAGAAGAAACCCTGGCGCAGCATATTGCGGCCTCGGACCTCCTATATCCGGATGCATACGGCATTGCGTGGGCCATGACGCAATTCAGCGGGATAAAATATTCCGCAATTCCCGGATGTGATTTAATGTGTGACATTATGAAACTCGCCTCTGAAAAAAAATATCGTGTTTTCCTCCTTGGCAGTTCAGAAGCAACGGTTGAAAAATCTAAAGACATTTTTCATCGCGATTATCCTGGTGCAACCATTGTCGGGTTTCGTAACGGATACTTCAAGAATGATAATGACATTCAAGCAACGCTTTCTGACATCATGACAACAAAACCGGATATTGTTTTCGTTGCCATGGGTGCGTTGATTCAGGAAAATTGGATTGAAATGATCCGAAGTCGAAGCAAAAAAGACGTTGTCATTATTCCTGTCTGTATGGGTGTGGGCGGCAGCTTCGACGCCATAACAGGTAATGTCCCCCGCCCGCCGGCGTGGATGCTTCGATTACATCTGGAGTGGCTGTTTCGCCTGTTTCAACAACCATTTAGGGCGCCTCGAATGATGGCTTTACCCCAATTTGCATTATTGGTCTTAGCAAAAAAGATGTTCAAAATAAATACAGATTATCATTTTCCTGCTACATGGCGAGATGACGATCTTGTGATAAGATCTGAACCGTCCACACAAAAAGCAGAGGTCTAA
- a CDS encoding delta-aminolevulinic acid dehydratase: MEIALDSLRSLENYIEKEKYQGYDCYDALNSPLLSALSFKNKSLRIAFIQALKILPLNLRPLLLVPRGYNPKGLGLLLSATSHLWSVTSDKNYLKKLGFLTTLLSQLSSKGYSGNCWGYNFDWQSRVFFVPKYTPTVVNTSYVAHAFLDAYEATGYENYLRVARGACDFILKDLHCSEDGDFICFSYTPIDQLKVHNANILGAGLLARVFSFTREEQLRQTAKRAVGYVMKYQKADGSWNYAETNIQKWIDSFHTGFVLESLKHFIDSTGDKEFEKNLTIGFDFFINHFFLENGTPKYFHDRVFPIDIHSAAQGLLTLTKLKRFHPQAEAIRNKLMHWVIQHMQDEKGFFYFQKRKYFTNKISYMRWSQAWMYHALTYCVYDEKMNQGVA; this comes from the coding sequence ATGGAAATCGCGCTTGATTCTCTTCGTTCTTTAGAAAATTATATCGAAAAGGAAAAATATCAAGGTTACGACTGTTATGACGCCTTGAATTCCCCTCTATTATCTGCATTGTCCTTCAAAAACAAGAGCTTGCGTATTGCGTTCATTCAAGCCCTAAAAATTTTACCCCTGAACCTACGTCCCCTTTTATTGGTGCCACGCGGCTACAATCCAAAAGGTCTTGGCCTTTTATTATCAGCAACATCCCACCTTTGGAGTGTCACATCCGATAAAAACTATTTGAAAAAACTCGGATTTTTGACTACATTATTATCTCAATTATCCAGTAAAGGTTATTCTGGGAATTGCTGGGGTTATAATTTCGATTGGCAAAGCCGTGTGTTTTTCGTTCCAAAATACACTCCGACCGTTGTCAATACGTCCTACGTAGCGCATGCTTTTTTGGATGCATACGAAGCAACCGGATACGAGAACTATTTACGCGTCGCTCGCGGAGCGTGTGATTTTATTTTGAAGGATTTGCACTGTTCAGAAGATGGTGATTTTATTTGTTTCAGCTACACCCCGATTGATCAGTTAAAAGTTCATAATGCCAATATTCTTGGCGCCGGGCTGTTGGCCCGAGTTTTTTCTTTTACACGTGAAGAGCAATTAAGACAAACAGCCAAACGCGCCGTTGGATACGTTATGAAGTATCAAAAAGCCGACGGTTCATGGAATTATGCAGAGACGAATATCCAGAAATGGATAGACAGTTTTCATACCGGTTTTGTTTTGGAATCGCTGAAACATTTTATTGATTCAACCGGCGACAAGGAGTTTGAAAAAAATCTCACTATAGGTTTTGATTTTTTTATCAATCATTTTTTTCTTGAGAACGGTACGCCGAAGTATTTTCACGATCGCGTATTTCCGATTGATATTCACAGCGCGGCACAAGGCCTCCTAACGCTTACAAAATTAAAGCGTTTTCATCCGCAGGCCGAGGCGATTCGAAACAAATTGATGCATTGGGTAATTCAGCATATGCAGGATGAAAAAGGTTTTTTCTATTTTCAGAAAAGAAAATATTTTACTAATAAGATTTCCTATATGCGATGGTCGCAGGCATGGATGTACCATGCCCTCACCTATTGTGTATATGATGAAAAAATGAATCAAGGAGTTGCATGA
- a CDS encoding GxxExxY protein produces MITQKSINEISYKIIGCAIEVHKHLGPGLLESVYESCLIDEMKSAGLLVKSQVYVPVIYKGKDLGGSLKLDVLVNDVIIVELKAVEQLIPLYKAQLLSYLKLTLKPKGLLINFHCENIKEYLVSLVTEKFAALPKE; encoded by the coding sequence ATGATTACGCAGAAGTCAATAAATGAGATTTCTTATAAGATAATAGGCTGCGCCATTGAAGTTCATAAACATCTTGGCCCCGGATTGCTTGAATCCGTTTACGAATCTTGTCTCATTGACGAAATGAAAAGCGCAGGATTGTTGGTAAAGTCACAGGTTTATGTTCCGGTTATTTATAAGGGAAAAGATTTAGGCGGAAGCTTAAAATTGGATGTGCTTGTTAACGATGTAATCATTGTTGAACTCAAAGCCGTCGAGCAGTTGATTCCATTGTATAAAGCTCAACTTTTATCATATTTGAAATTGACACTAAAACCCAAAGGATTGTTAATCAATTTTCATTGTGAAAACATAAAAGAATATTTAGTATCTTTGGTTACTGAAAAATTTGCCGCGTTACCAAAGGAATGA
- a CDS encoding zinc-binding dehydrogenase, with product MLQVIQNYKSGELKVEDVPEPSLMPGGILVRNVFSLISSGTEKTTVETAQKSLVGKAQSRPDLVKKVMAVAKREGLLSTFRLVKNKLDTQVPMGYSSAGVVTAVAPDVDEFAVGDRVACAGQGYASHAETIFVPRNLAVKIPVSVELDEAAFTTLGAIAMQGVRQAQLVVGEKVAVIGLGLIGLITVQILKASGCIVTGFDIDSDACSLAKELGADYALLTAGNYLPIIEKMTDGYGVDCAIITASTKTNLPVILAGDITRNKGSVVIVGGVPADVPRSPFYEKEIDIRFSRSYGPGRYDTSYEEKGLDYPYGYVRWTENRNMQSFLQLTSDKKIDLKKITSHRFRIEDANKAYQLITGKTKSKEKFIGILLEYDHRREFAVQKHFIVNETSGSASPTPTVRVGFIGAGNFAQNYLLPVLKKDKRILLSVVSTSKGLTSTNAAKKFKFLNATTDNNEILQHGDIDCVFITTRHHLHAPYVIAAMKQNKAVFVEKPLALNYEQLLDIIKTAETHSPRVMVGFNRRFAPTVVETKKFFSKKIQPCVVTYRVNAGFVPKEHWSQDPVEGGGRIIGEVCHFVDLINYLIGSTPIKVYAEVVTSTRDDMMGKDNTSITFKYRDGSIASIIYTASGDKSFPKERIEIFNENSVAVIDDFCKVTFSRNGKTRSFGGSKQDKGYKFALNVFIESVLTGSPSPISLQESVNVTIATLKILESLSLGIPVDISLDNRQEFLNGLSRIHTESLQESLFREKS from the coding sequence TTGCTTCAGGTTATACAAAATTACAAAAGCGGCGAACTAAAAGTGGAGGACGTGCCGGAGCCGTCATTAATGCCGGGCGGCATATTGGTTCGAAATGTTTTTTCACTGATTAGTTCCGGCACAGAAAAGACCACCGTCGAGACGGCGCAAAAATCACTGGTTGGCAAGGCGCAAAGCCGCCCTGATCTGGTTAAAAAGGTCATGGCTGTCGCAAAACGGGAAGGATTGCTCAGCACGTTTCGCCTGGTAAAAAATAAATTAGATACGCAGGTGCCTATGGGATACAGCTCCGCTGGCGTTGTGACAGCAGTAGCTCCGGATGTGGACGAATTTGCCGTAGGCGACCGTGTGGCTTGCGCAGGGCAGGGATATGCGTCCCACGCTGAAACGATCTTTGTTCCGCGCAATCTTGCCGTTAAAATTCCAGTCTCGGTCGAGTTGGATGAAGCCGCTTTCACCACTTTAGGCGCGATTGCTATGCAAGGCGTCAGACAGGCACAACTCGTTGTCGGAGAAAAAGTTGCCGTCATAGGATTGGGGTTAATAGGACTGATCACGGTTCAGATACTCAAAGCTTCCGGGTGTATCGTGACCGGTTTTGATATTGACTCCGACGCATGCAGCCTTGCAAAAGAATTGGGCGCGGATTATGCATTACTGACCGCCGGTAATTATCTCCCGATAATCGAAAAGATGACGGACGGGTATGGTGTCGATTGCGCAATTATTACAGCCTCCACCAAAACAAACCTGCCTGTCATTCTCGCAGGCGATATCACGCGCAACAAAGGCTCCGTGGTCATCGTGGGGGGCGTTCCCGCGGATGTACCGCGCAGCCCTTTTTACGAAAAAGAAATCGATATTCGTTTTTCAAGGTCATACGGGCCTGGACGTTATGACACGTCGTACGAGGAAAAAGGGCTCGACTATCCGTATGGTTACGTGCGGTGGACGGAAAATAGAAATATGCAGTCGTTTCTCCAGCTCACTTCTGATAAAAAGATCGATCTCAAAAAAATTACATCGCATCGGTTTAGAATCGAAGATGCGAATAAAGCCTATCAACTGATTACAGGCAAAACAAAGTCTAAAGAAAAATTTATTGGCATTTTGCTCGAATATGATCATCGCCGTGAGTTCGCGGTTCAAAAACATTTCATTGTTAACGAAACTTCCGGTTCAGCATCCCCAACTCCAACTGTTCGTGTCGGTTTCATCGGCGCGGGTAATTTTGCGCAAAATTATCTTTTGCCCGTGCTTAAAAAGGACAAAAGAATACTTTTGTCAGTGGTTTCTACGTCGAAGGGCCTGACGTCAACCAATGCGGCAAAAAAATTCAAATTCTTGAACGCCACGACCGACAACAACGAAATACTTCAACACGGCGATATCGACTGTGTTTTCATAACAACACGCCATCATCTTCATGCGCCATATGTTATAGCTGCAATGAAACAAAACAAAGCCGTGTTTGTTGAAAAACCCTTGGCACTGAATTATGAACAATTGCTGGATATCATCAAAACAGCAGAAACTCATTCGCCGCGGGTCATGGTTGGGTTCAACCGACGTTTTGCGCCCACGGTGGTCGAAACAAAAAAATTTTTCTCTAAAAAAATCCAACCCTGCGTTGTCACCTACCGCGTCAATGCCGGCTTTGTTCCGAAAGAACACTGGTCTCAGGATCCCGTGGAAGGCGGAGGACGTATTATCGGCGAAGTGTGCCATTTTGTTGATCTGATAAATTATCTCATCGGATCAACTCCTATTAAGGTGTATGCTGAGGTGGTCACGTCAACCCGGGATGATATGATGGGAAAAGACAATACAAGTATTACGTTCAAATACAGGGACGGGTCGATTGCGTCGATCATTTATACGGCATCGGGCGATAAATCATTTCCAAAAGAGCGCATCGAAATATTTAATGAGAATTCGGTTGCTGTTATCGATGATTTTTGCAAAGTCACCTTTTCGAGAAATGGAAAAACGCGGAGCTTCGGCGGGTCTAAGCAGGATAAAGGTTATAAGTTTGCATTGAATGTTTTCATCGAATCCGTCCTGACCGGCTCTCCTTCTCCTATTTCCCTGCAGGAATCTGTAAATGTAACCATCGCTACTTTAAAAATACTTGAGTCTTTGTCATTGGGAATCCCGGTGGATATCAGCCTTGATAATAGGCAAGAATTTCTCAACGGGTTATCGCGGATTCATACGGAAAGCTTACAGGAATCCCTTTTTCGTGAAAAATCGTAA
- a CDS encoding methyltransferase domain-containing protein translates to MDYYWYLHKDQDLRRSSIHCSRIILADTSDIKGYFNTLAGNWNKNYSKSNLFSERLEKITKLTSDIQLKGKMVLDIGCGSGMISSYFCEQRSSVFGIDISENMIQQANSYLQSRNLQAILSIGDATNLQFPDNYFDVITCVSVLEWLDKDIEAIREIRRVLKNDGIAIVSVPNKKSLMRIAEKLYFTLKKMISPYFNLKTGYLAFQKNQYVPDEFDNLCETTNLKKIDSLYYVTPYSKFNFFKKLSTYRLFGMIYFVKLQKVGD, encoded by the coding sequence TTGGATTACTATTGGTATTTGCACAAGGATCAGGACTTGCGCCGTTCATCTATACATTGTTCTAGGATCATATTGGCAGATACATCGGACATCAAAGGTTATTTCAATACTTTAGCAGGGAATTGGAATAAGAATTATAGCAAAAGTAACCTGTTTTCGGAGCGATTAGAGAAGATCACAAAATTGACTTCCGATATCCAGTTGAAAGGCAAGATGGTTCTGGACATTGGTTGCGGAAGCGGTATGATCAGCTCCTATTTTTGTGAACAAAGGTCATCCGTATTTGGAATAGATATTTCTGAAAACATGATTCAGCAAGCTAATAGCTACTTACAGTCGCGGAATTTACAGGCAATACTAAGTATTGGTGACGCGACCAACCTGCAATTTCCAGACAACTATTTTGACGTCATTACTTGCGTCAGTGTTCTTGAATGGCTTGATAAAGACATTGAAGCCATTCGAGAAATAAGAAGAGTCCTTAAAAACGACGGCATAGCCATCGTATCGGTTCCAAATAAAAAAAGTTTGATGAGAATAGCGGAGAAACTTTATTTCACGCTAAAGAAAATGATTAGCCCCTATTTTAATCTCAAAACCGGTTACTTAGCATTTCAAAAAAATCAATATGTGCCTGATGAATTTGATAACCTATGTGAAACCACCAATCTAAAAAAAATTGATTCGTTGTATTACGTAACACCGTACTCCAAGTTTAATTTTTTCAAAAAATTGTCAACTTACCGCCTATTCGGCATGATCTATTTCGTTAAACTTCAAAAAGTCGGAGATTAA
- a CDS encoding methyltransferase domain-containing protein, whose product MLFKDLLKLTAWEILNPFLLKLKRNRIYGFKAGYTGINLGCGLDNPSNWIGIDGGVSVVVKNMPRPIIKLMYRFQNTSKNVDVNTFITKLKSTEIIHFDFKYGIPFANATVPNIYSSHFFEHLSREHCNFILKNCFRVMKNGGIIRICVPSLDEEVDKIRNALHCYDSGDILPIEKYVTNSSSGYLSAYSNHRWMYNFDEMKKMLMAAGFTQIEERSFREGRLPDVEILDTRGGLHVEGIKP is encoded by the coding sequence ATGCTTTTTAAAGATTTGTTGAAATTAACCGCTTGGGAGATTTTAAATCCATTTCTACTTAAGCTAAAAAGAAATAGAATTTACGGGTTTAAAGCAGGTTATACTGGAATCAACCTTGGATGCGGCCTTGATAACCCCTCCAATTGGATTGGCATTGACGGTGGCGTTTCCGTTGTTGTCAAGAATATGCCGAGACCGATAATTAAGCTTATGTATAGATTTCAGAATACTTCTAAAAATGTAGATGTTAACACATTCATCACAAAACTAAAGTCTACGGAAATAATTCATTTCGACTTCAAATACGGTATTCCATTTGCAAACGCCACTGTACCCAACATTTATTCGTCACATTTTTTTGAGCATTTATCGCGGGAACATTGTAATTTTATTCTGAAGAACTGTTTTCGAGTAATGAAGAACGGCGGAATAATTCGAATATGCGTACCTTCCTTAGATGAAGAAGTTGATAAAATTCGTAACGCTCTGCATTGTTATGACAGCGGTGATATACTTCCAATTGAAAAATATGTGACTAATTCATCCAGTGGCTACCTCAGTGCATATAGTAATCATCGCTGGATGTATAATTTCGACGAAATGAAGAAAATGCTAATGGCAGCAGGCTTCACTCAAATTGAGGAAAGGTCGTTTAGAGAAGGACGATTGCCTGATGTCGAAATTTTAGATACCCGGGGCGGACTTCATGTTGAAGGAATTAAGCCCTGA
- a CDS encoding glycosyltransferase family 2 protein codes for MKLSIIVPVYNEEKTIRGIVDAVLNAPILYKNANIDKEIIIVDDCSKDHTRSILSTELESKVDKVIYHEVNKGKGAAIRTGIQQMTGDFMVVQDADLEYDPNEYSKLLIPIIEGKADVVYGSRFSGSDAHRVLYFWHYKGNQFLTMLSNMFSNLNLTDMETCYKMFRKEVIQNIQLEQNRFGFEPEVTAKIAKIPNIRIYEVGISYYGRTYQEGKKINWKDGFSAIWCIVKYNLFN; via the coding sequence GTGAAATTATCAATTATCGTTCCCGTATATAACGAGGAAAAGACTATTCGAGGCATTGTTGATGCCGTTTTGAATGCTCCTATTCTATACAAAAATGCAAACATTGACAAAGAAATCATTATTGTGGACGATTGTTCGAAAGACCATACCCGGTCGATACTAAGCACTGAATTAGAAAGTAAGGTTGATAAAGTGATTTATCATGAAGTAAATAAAGGCAAAGGCGCAGCCATTCGAACAGGAATTCAACAAATGACCGGTGACTTCATGGTCGTTCAGGATGCGGATTTGGAATACGATCCCAACGAATACTCTAAACTTCTGATACCCATAATCGAAGGAAAAGCCGACGTCGTGTACGGATCGCGTTTTAGCGGGAGCGACGCCCATAGGGTACTCTATTTCTGGCATTACAAAGGAAACCAGTTCTTAACCATGTTGTCAAATATGTTTTCGAATCTAAACCTGACAGACATGGAAACCTGCTATAAAATGTTTAGGAAAGAAGTTATTCAAAACATCCAGCTTGAACAAAATCGTTTTGGGTTTGAACCTGAGGTTACGGCGAAAATAGCAAAAATCCCGAATATTCGCATTTATGAGGTTGGAATTTCTTATTATGGACGTACTTATCAAGAAGGAAAAAAGATTAATTGGAAAGACGGTTTTTCAGCTATTTGGTGTATCGTAAAATACAATTTATTTAATTAG
- a CDS encoding glycosyltransferase family 4 protein, with protein sequence MRIGICALGAISQDTGGQTYIINLARTLQEIDRENEFYFFVSDAEGDILPLKEQNFKKISVPNTSANVFRRLAGEHIKLPSLITKYKIDIMYYPNNFASFYCPVPYAVAIRSMLYYHYPYAIDKTRLRYRKWLTPRSARRAKKIIAPSEDIKKDICNYIKTDPAKVKVIHHGVNTSLFEKEYDEREYAEVFNSLGINAPFFLYVSALWEYKNQDKLILAFKDLVKRYNIPHQLILVGKGLSTKDSYEQRLRNMIKDLKLEKRVIMPGFLGHDKLKYLYKKCEIFVFPSSYESFGNPLFEAMSAGVPIVASNVHSFPEMIKDAGLLVDPLNVDELAGAISKILQDPSLKRQLIQAGKERVNFFSWIKCVTETLSVLQSTTRQFTEVAK encoded by the coding sequence ATGCGCATAGGCATCTGCGCCTTAGGCGCGATCTCACAGGATACCGGTGGACAGACCTATATCATTAATCTTGCACGAACATTGCAGGAAATCGACAGAGAAAATGAATTTTATTTCTTTGTCAGTGATGCTGAAGGAGATATCCTGCCCTTAAAGGAGCAAAACTTTAAAAAAATATCAGTCCCAAATACTTCGGCAAATGTTTTTCGCAGATTGGCGGGTGAACATATCAAATTACCGTCACTGATAACCAAGTATAAAATTGATATTATGTATTATCCCAACAACTTTGCTTCTTTTTATTGTCCGGTGCCTTATGCCGTAGCGATCCGCAGCATGCTTTATTATCATTATCCATACGCTATCGACAAAACAAGGTTACGGTACCGGAAATGGCTTACACCCCGCTCCGCGCGACGGGCAAAAAAGATCATTGCCCCATCGGAAGACATTAAAAAAGATATTTGCAATTATATCAAAACTGATCCGGCTAAAGTGAAGGTGATCCATCATGGCGTAAATACTTCATTATTCGAAAAAGAATATGATGAACGCGAATACGCTGAGGTTTTTAACTCTCTTGGAATTAATGCTCCTTTTTTCCTTTACGTATCTGCGCTCTGGGAATACAAAAATCAGGATAAATTAATTTTAGCTTTTAAGGATCTCGTGAAGCGATACAACATTCCACATCAATTAATTTTAGTCGGCAAGGGGCTTAGCACAAAAGACAGCTATGAACAACGCCTACGAAATATGATAAAAGATCTGAAACTGGAGAAACGTGTCATTATGCCCGGTTTTCTGGGACATGACAAACTTAAGTACCTATACAAAAAATGTGAGATTTTTGTATTTCCTTCATCGTACGAGAGTTTTGGCAATCCCCTATTTGAAGCTATGTCCGCAGGAGTTCCGATAGTGGCGTCCAATGTTCACTCGTTTCCGGAAATGATCAAAGATGCGGGCTTATTGGTGGATCCTTTAAATGTCGACGAGCTTGCAGGAGCGATATCCAAAATCTTGCAAGACCCCAGCTTAAAGCGCCAATTAATTCAAGCCGGCAAAGAGAGGGTCAATTTTTTTTCGTGGATAAAATGTGTAACTGAAACTTTATCAGTGTTGCAAAGCACGACACGTCAATTCACAGAGGTTGCCAAGTGA
- a CDS encoding O-antigen ligase family protein produces METNLLNIKKLFFIFVIMLVGLWAVINLEITGIVSLIAFFALLFLFTRNYRSGFIALLFLKPIIDLAWDTQLFSFGSISLNLLKITGFIIPFLCLVYFAMTPKIFKVNSRNSGVLLFIFINLISIFIIFLDSFALGNVFGGLTYFFKLLNGFFIFLALPFVFDREGDDVLIIKTLFYSAITPTILSIFLFVFGGYNVTIGQDVERFAGIYHDAGGLSINAFIGFTVSVFYLQFLNYDRGGQEKIFFKKLFALLLIAANLLFLYLALTRIMYLVVFVFGVMWVIFYYRKYLLVLIVAPLLVLWIINNEDFRQRSWKEFRAIEEYERSGKQDKLFRFAGGGRIYMWQDAFDVIDNMDINQKLFGTGYGIAAHNEYIDIIVRTGFIGFVIFLIMLARLFFQLVNNRSTTLNPHFKSLNLFAVILLLCFCIMSMTGYTVSQTTFGIYIWSILSICLLFDSRNISFNPVKPAS; encoded by the coding sequence ATGGAAACCAATTTGTTAAATATAAAGAAATTATTTTTTATTTTTGTAATCATGTTGGTAGGCTTATGGGCAGTAATCAATCTGGAAATCACAGGAATAGTTTCCTTAATCGCTTTTTTTGCTCTGCTTTTTTTGTTTACGAGAAATTATCGGTCGGGCTTCATCGCATTATTATTCTTAAAGCCCATCATCGATCTTGCCTGGGATACCCAGTTATTTTCTTTTGGTTCCATTTCACTAAATCTGCTGAAGATTACCGGCTTCATCATTCCATTTCTATGTCTGGTCTATTTCGCAATGACTCCAAAAATATTCAAAGTGAATTCAAGAAATTCAGGCGTTCTGCTTTTTATTTTTATAAATCTTATAAGCATTTTTATTATTTTTCTTGACAGTTTTGCTTTAGGGAATGTCTTTGGAGGCTTAACCTATTTTTTTAAACTGCTGAACGGCTTCTTCATTTTCCTGGCGCTGCCTTTTGTATTTGATCGCGAGGGAGACGATGTGCTTATCATAAAGACTCTTTTTTATTCCGCTATCACCCCGACGATCTTATCAATTTTTTTGTTTGTCTTCGGGGGTTATAATGTTACCATCGGTCAGGATGTTGAAAGGTTCGCAGGCATTTACCACGATGCCGGCGGATTGTCCATCAACGCATTCATCGGCTTTACGGTCTCTGTGTTCTACCTGCAGTTTTTGAACTACGACCGTGGAGGGCAGGAAAAGATTTTTTTTAAGAAATTATTTGCCCTTTTGCTGATTGCCGCGAATTTGTTATTTCTTTATTTGGCGCTTACTCGAATCATGTATTTGGTTGTTTTCGTATTTGGCGTTATGTGGGTAATTTTTTATTACAGAAAATATCTCCTGGTGCTTATTGTTGCCCCTCTTCTCGTCTTGTGGATAATAAATAACGAAGATTTTAGACAAAGATCATGGAAGGAGTTCCGCGCGATAGAAGAATACGAAAGATCCGGTAAACAAGACAAATTGTTTCGATTTGCCGGCGGCGGGCGGATCTACATGTGGCAGGATGCATTTGATGTTATTGATAATATGGATATCAACCAAAAATTATTCGGAACAGGATACGGCATAGCGGCGCATAACGAGTATATAGATATTATCGTAAGAACAGGTTTTATTGGTTTTGTTATCTTCCTGATAATGCTGGCACGTTTGTTTTTCCAATTAGTCAACAACAGAAGTACCACATTGAATCCTCATTTTAAGAGTTTAAATCTATTTGCAGTAATTTTGCTGCTATGCTTTTGTATTATGAGTATGACTGGTTATACCGTTTCTCAAACGACGTTTGGAATTTATATATGGAGTATTCTTAGTATTTGCCTATTATTCGATAGCCGCAACATTTCATTCAACCCTGTTAAACCGGCATCTTAA
- a CDS encoding glycosyltransferase family 39 protein yields MDTSKAEISLFGCRDTRTFLIVIFAVGFVLRMTASLYVDQVLGGAYGFRDFAENLINGDGYFWRYTNNKEVLIQNLITFRPPLYTFFYTGMLFLFGDHSFLFIMVQSIIGATLPVLIFLIGRYVWDSKTASIAAVIACVYPHFLTRAGNVSDDNLFMPFLCLGILFLLRSLKTSTFYDTFFSALFIGLSLMTRQTIILFIPLIVLYLLFQNRRRHFIHTSFFAAISFFMLLPWLIFHYSKYDNLSLSDATGRTIWTGNNQFTYDPSIFPDLSVDKIERRMFSLIPKADVEELKHKNTVEQDRYFMENAIKFIREHPLDFAKSLYYKNLGLFGFTYNPKTEYTADKNSQLRQWIHTLSYVPLLLLGLIGLGVNIGKRNHSFIFILLIISFVLISWLFWSHTRHAIPYHMVWILFSADVISRISLRVFPTNRFQ; encoded by the coding sequence CAGCCTGTACGTGGATCAAGTATTGGGAGGCGCTTATGGCTTTCGTGATTTCGCTGAAAATTTAATAAATGGAGATGGCTATTTCTGGAGATATACTAATAACAAAGAAGTTTTGATTCAGAATTTAATCACGTTTAGGCCTCCGCTCTATACGTTCTTTTACACCGGCATGTTATTCTTATTTGGCGACCATAGTTTCCTTTTTATCATGGTTCAGTCTATTATCGGTGCTACCCTACCTGTGCTGATTTTTTTGATAGGCCGGTATGTATGGGATTCAAAAACGGCTTCGATAGCTGCCGTAATCGCCTGCGTGTATCCGCATTTCCTTACACGTGCGGGCAATGTGAGCGATGATAATTTATTTATGCCGTTTTTGTGTTTAGGGATTTTATTTTTGTTAAGAAGCCTTAAAACGAGTACCTTTTATGACACTTTTTTTTCTGCCCTGTTTATTGGTTTATCCCTTATGACACGCCAGACCATTATCTTATTTATTCCATTGATAGTCCTTTACTTACTTTTTCAAAACCGGCGCCGGCATTTTATTCACACGTCCTTTTTTGCAGCCATTTCGTTTTTCATGTTGTTACCCTGGCTTATATTCCACTATAGCAAATATGATAATCTCTCTCTCTCGGATGCCACGGGACGAACGATTTGGACGGGCAATAATCAGTTTACTTACGATCCGTCAATTTTTCCAGACCTCTCCGTTGACAAAATTGAACGAAGAATGTTCTCTTTGATCCCCAAAGCAGATGTGGAGGAACTAAAACACAAAAATACAGTCGAACAAGACCGCTATTTTATGGAAAACGCGATCAAGTTTATCCGTGAACATCCTTTGGATTTCGCAAAGTCGCTGTATTACAAGAACCTTGGCCTTTTCGGCTTCACGTACAATCCGAAAACAGAATATACTGCGGACAAAAACTCTCAACTTCGCCAGTGGATTCACACACTTTCTTACGTTCCGCTGTTATTGTTGGGTTTAATTGGGTTAGGCGTTAATATCGGAAAGAGGAACCATTCCTTTATATTTATTTTACTAATTATCTCATTTGTGTTGATCTCTTGGTTATTTTGGTCCCATACAAGGCATGCTATACCTTACCATATGGTCTGGATTCTATTTTCCGCAGATGTGATTTCAAGAATTTCATTACGTGTATTTCCAACTAACCGTTTTCAGTAA